DNA sequence from the Pseudoduganella plicata genome:
AGGGCGTTGTCAGAATCTCGCCAAATGTAACATTCAGGGAATATCTGTTTCTTTCTGGTATGCGGCGGGTGCCGTCGGGCGGCACCCGCGCCGAATCAGCGTAACCCGGCGATGGCGACAGCGTCGGCCCCTGCCGGGATGCGCATCGGCGCGGCCGGGTCGGTCACTGCCTGCCATACGGCTTCGGCCACGTCCGCAGCATGCGTGACGGCGGTCGATTGCGCCCGACCGTCGAATACCTGCTTCGCGAAGGACGCATATGCGTCGGGAATCGCCCCGTCCATATGCGGCCGGGCGTTTTCACCGAAGCGCGTTTCGGGAGACCGCCCCGGCAATACGAGGTGACAGCGCACATTGAACTGCGCCACTTCCAGCGCCAGCGACTCGGTAAACGCATTCACGGCCGCTTTGCTGGCCGTGTAGGCAGACAGCAGCGGCAGCGGCAGCAACGTCACGCTCGACGTCACGTTGACGATCACACCTGCCTGACGCAGCCGGAACTGGGGCAGCACGGCCTGTGTCAGTGCGATCGGGCCCAGCGCGTTGGTCTCGAACAGGGTGCGGACCGTCGACATGGCGGTGCCCTCCAGCGCACCCAGCGCGCCGATGCCCGCGTTGTTGACCAGTACGTCGATCGGGCCTGCCGCAGCAAGGGCACGCTCGATACTGTCCGGGTCCGTCACGTCCAACGGAATCACGCGCAGCCGTGGAGAGGAAGGCAGGATGCCGTCGGCGGGCCTGCGCATCGTGGCGACGACGTTCCAGTCCCGCTCGAGGAAATAGCGGGCGATTTCAAGGCCGAAGCCGGACGAACAGCCAGTGATCAGAACGGTTTTCATGTTGACTCCTGTAGGGGTGGGCAATAACCAGACTGTAGAGGAGCGGGCCCGGACTTGCTACAATCGTTCGTCCACCTTCCTTTAGCGAGAGTCCGAATATGATCGACCCGCTGGCCGAAGCGGTCACGCTGCTGCAGCCGCATGCCCGCTTTTCCAAAGTCGTCAGCGCCGCCGGGCCCTGGCGCGTGCGCCGCCGCGAGCTCCATCAGCCGTTTTACTGCGCGATCCTCGAAGGCGCGTGCCTGCTGCAAGTGCCAGACCACGATCCCATTGCTCTGTTGCAGGGTGATTTTGTGCTGGTTCCGTCCGCCTGCGGCTTCACCATCTCGGGCGTGGCACCGCCGCCGGCGGAGTCCGCGGACAGCGTGCCGACGCTGCTGCCGAACGGCGAATTCCGCCACGGCCCGGTCGATGCGCGGGCGGACGTGCAGATGCTGCTCGGCTACTGCACGTTCGATTCGCCCGATGCGGCACTGCTGGTGTCGCTGCTGCCGCAGCTGGTGCACGTACGCGGCGAACCGCGCCTGGCAACGCTAGTATGCCTGGTGGGGGACGAGTCGCGCGCCGAGCGGCCAGCGCGCGAGGAAGTGCTGTCGCGCCTGCTGGAAGTGATGCTGATCGAAGCACTGCGGTCCGCGGCAGGCACGGTGGCGTCACCGGGTTTGCTGCGCGGCCTGGCGGACGAGCGCCTGGCAATGGCGCTGCGCCGCATCCACGAGGATGTGGCAAGACCCTGGACGGTCGCCCAGCTGGCGCAGGAAGCGGCCCTGTCGCGCTCGGCGTTTTTCGAACGTTTCAGCCGGGCGTTGGGCGTTGCGCCGATGACTTACCTGCTGGCGTGGCGGATGGCGCTGGCCAAGCGCCTGCTGCGGCAACGGGAAGCGGGCATCGCCGCTATCGCCGAACGCGTTGGCTACGGTTCCGCCAGCGCGTTCAGTGTCGCGTTCGCCCGGCACGTGGGACTGCCGCCCGGGCGCTATCTGCGCGAGCAGGGCGCCGTCAGTGGTAAAAGTAGGGCGCCAGCACCGATACTTCGGTGATTGCCTTGACGGGCAACCCGTTGCGCTCGGCGACCTGGCGGATGGCGTCTGGCGTGGGGGCATCGTAGATGCAGAAGGTGCGGGTCTTGTCGTCGCTGACATAGGAGTGCACCCAGGTCACGCCCTGTTCGCTGTTGGTCGCGACCACCTTGCCCAGCGCTTCGGCACCGCTGGCGTCCACGGGGATATTCAGACCGTCGGGAAAAATGCGTTCCACCATGTAGCGGGGCATACGAACCTCCTTGCGCGGGTAAAGGGTGAGAATTCAAGGCTGAGAATTCAAGGCCGAGAATGCAAGATAGTCCAAAACACCCGGCAGGGCAACGGTTCGATGACGCCGGGGCCCGCCATTGACGCGGGCCTGGCACACCATCCGTCGTCGGCGTTTTCGCTGCCTGGTCGTGGTATCGTGATTCACAAGGCCGTCGCCGTGGCCTGGCCTTTACCTGGAGGTGTCTATGACGAACCGTCTTCGATATCTGGACAATGCCGAAAAGATTTTCGTTTTCGACCAGGTGTACACGCTTACCGCTGCCAGCGAGCAGGCAACCAGAAAGAAGCTGAGCGCGTTCGGCATGTTTGCCAAGCTGAACCTGTTTAACCGGCCGAAGGACGAGACCGTCCTCCTGTCAAAGCACGAGTTGCGTTACGAACCTTTCTGGCATGCCGTGGCAATCCGATCGGCCGACTACTCGCGCGAGCTGGTCTATCCTGTGGAGATCGGTAACGCATTTGCGAACCGGGTGCTGATCGACGGCAAGGAATACCCCGTCGTCGAGCAGGGTGGCAAACGGCTCATCAGCCTGCCGGGGGTGGAGTATTCGCACCGGCAGATCGTTTTCGACGAGTATGTCGATGGACTGGCGCGCGAGCTGAAAAAGGGTGCGCTGGCCCATTACTTCAAGAAGCAATACAAGGTGCAGGAGCGCACGGCGCTTGAACTGCCTGAGGCCGTTGTACCGCAGTTGCGGCTGCCTACGCTGCTGCAACAGATCCACCAGAAGCTCGCCGCGGACGTCATCAATGCGCATGAATTCCAGGAGGATCTCATCACGATCGAAAAAGTGCACCTCTATTACCGGCCCGTTTTCGCCTTCGAATTTACCTGGACGACGGAAGACAAGGTGGGCGTGATCGAAGTCGACGGACTGACGGGTGACGTGATCGAAAACGGCCAGTGGTTCAAGGAAAAGCTCCAGGCCATCACGACGCGGGAGATGCTGTTCGAGGTGGGATCGGAACTGGCCGGTGTCCTGGTGCCGGGTGGCAGCGCGGCCGTCAAGGTCATCGAACGGGTGACGGCTGACAACGGCCGGTCCCGCACGTAGCCGATTTGCCGCGGCGAGGCTGCGTCAGCACGCGGCCTCGATCAGCTCGATGCGATTACCGAACGGGTCCTCGATGCCGGCCCGGCGCCTGCCAGCCACTGGTGGTTCTTCGCGCACAAGCACGCCGCGCTCGCGCAGCAACGCGCAATAGTCGTCGAAATCGGCGACGACAAACGCGGGATGCGCCTTTTTCGCCGGGACGAAGCCTGCCTGCGCGCCAATGTGCAGTTGCGTCGTACCCGTTACGAACCACATGCCGCCTGAAGCGTTCAGCGGCGCCGGCTTGGGCGTTTCGGCCAGGCCCAGCACGCCGCCGTAAAAGGCCCGTGCCTCGTCGTCGGCGCCTGGCGGGATGGCGACCTGTACGTGGTCGATTCCGGCGATATGGGGCATGGCGTTCTCCGCAATGATAAACGTCGATGTTAGCGCATCCGCCGGGCGGAAGGGGCGCCCGCCATCGATGGCGGGGGCAGCCCCGGGAGAGAGGATCAGGCCAGCTGCAGACGTGGCACCGCGAGGGCGTGCCCCGGCGCGGCGGACGCGACTTGCTGCGTCGTGTCAAGCTTGAAGATGCTGACAATCCCGGCCAGGTGCGCGGCCTGTTCCTGCATCGCTTCCGATGCCGTGGCTGCCTGCTCCACCATTGCCGCATTCTGCTGCGTCACCTGGTCCATCTGCGCGATCGCCTGGTTGATCTGGCCGATGCCGGCGGTCTGCTCCTCGGTGGCCATGGTGATCTCGCCGATGATGTCGGCAACGCGCTTGACGCTGTCCACGATGTCGTTCATGGTCGAGCCAGCCTGATCGACCAGCCGCGCGCCATCGTCCACCCGCGCTACCGAGTCCGTGATGAGCTGCTTGATTTCCTTGGCTGCCGCTGCCGAGCGGTGGGCCAGGCTGCGCACTTCCGTGGCCACCACCGCGAAACCGCGTCCCTGCTCGCCGGCACGCGCCGCCTCGACCGCTGCGTTCAGCGCCAGGATATTGGTCTGGAATGCAATGCTGTCGATGACACCGATGATGTCGGCGATCTTCTTGGACGACTCGTTGATCGACGCCATCGTCTGCACGACCTGCGATACCACCGCGCCTCCGCGGCTGGCCACGTCGCTGGCGGACGTCGCCAGGGTGGCGGCCTGGCGTGCATTGGCGGCACTGTGCGTCACGGTCGACGTCAGCTCTTCCATCGACGAGGCGGTTTCCTCGAGGGTGCCGGCCTGCTCTTCCGTGCGGACCGACAGGTCGGCATTGCCCGCGGCGATGTCCGACGACGCGCTGGCGATCGCATCGGAGCCGCTGCGGATCTCGCGCACCAGCCCCAGCAGGTGATCGTTCATGTGCTTCAGGGCATTCTGCAGTTCGCCGATCTCGTCCTGGGAGCCGGCTTCCGGGCAGGACGTCAGGTCGCCCGCCGCCACGCGCCGTGCGAGCGCGACAGCAGCGGTAACCGGGACGGTGATGCTGCGCGTCAGCCACCATGCGCAGACGACACCAAAGGCAACCGACAGGCAGCCAAGCAGCATCACGATGCGGCGGCTTTCCGTCTTGATGTCCTGAATCTGGTGCCGGAGGGCATCGATGCGGTCGCGCTGGATCTTGACCAGCGCTGCCATGCTGGCCTGATACGCCTCCGCGGCGGGGATATACACCCGGTCGTGCACTTCGTTCGATTCCTCCGGCTTGCCCTCACTCTTGAGCCTGATTGCCTCGTTACGGCCGCTCACATAGGCGCCGCGCACTTCCATCATTTTCGCCAGGGCCTGCTTTTCTTCCGGCGTCGTCAGCATCGCTTCCGCCTGCTTCATGTAGACGGCGGCCTTCTCGTTGGTTTCCTTCGTGTGCTTCGCGAAGAACTGCCCCAGCGTGGGGTCGCTGCTGCGGATGATTGCCGACGTGCGGATCACCGCAATGGCGATATTGCTGCTCCAGTCGGTGATCAGGCGTTCTTTCCTGACCGGCTCGTCGAGCATCTGCTCGGCGGCGTCCGCCACGGCGTTCAGTTTGAAGACGCCGACGATGGTGGTGCCGATGGACAGCAGCAGGACAAGGGCAAATCCGAGCGCCAGCCGGCGCCCGATTTTCATGTTGGACAAAATGTTCATGCGTTGCTTTCAGTTACCAGTAATTGGTGCAACGCAACATTATAGCTGGAGTTTGCGGCCGTGTCTTTCGACCGATCGGCACCGTTGTGCGCAACACACGGGCACGTTGCGCTGCACAAGAACGCTGGGGCGCGCGAACGCAGAACGTCAGACCTTGGCCGGGAGCGGCCTGCGGAGCGGAGTGGTGGCAAAAGGTCCCGCCAGAGCGATGCCCTGTGATGGACCAAGGCAGGGCGAATCGGAAGAAGCGGCGGAAAGAAAAACGCCCACTTGCATGAGTGGGCGTTTCGTCAGTACATTCTTGGTGGCCCGGGGCGGAATCGAACCACCGACACAAGGATTTTCAATCCTCTGCTCTACCAACTGAGCTACCAGGCCAAGGCGCGCAATTATAGCAGCCCTGTCGCGGATCTGCCTAGTCCCATTTGAAGGACTGCGCGCGGCGGCCTTCACGGCGCGCGCATGCGGCTTTTCAGCACGCGCCCGTCGGTCCCGAACAGCACCAGATACTCCGGCTTGCCAGGCCGCGCCTTGCCGCCCGTCGGCGGATACAGCCACGCCTGCATGCCGTTGTCGAATGCGATTTCGGTACCGGCGCCCAGCACGGCGCGGACCTGGTCGCGGTTCTGGCCGGGCGCGATGCCCGGCGCGGACGGCGCGTCCGGCGGCGCGGGATCGTCCATGTACTCGAACGAGAGCAGCGTGTCGTCCGGCCAGGCCGCATCCCACAACGGCGCGTAGTAACTGTGATCGAGCAGGACCTGGCAGTCGCAGTAGCGCAGTTCGCCCGGCGACTGGCTGCCGCCCGCATACAGGTAGCGCAGCGGCAGTACCGCGCTGCGTTCGCCAGCGCGCAGCGTGACGGCGAACACGGGGCGCTCGGTGAAGAACAGGTAATTGCCGTCCGGCGCAGTGCAGACGCGGTCCGGGTCCGTCAGCAGGTCGGCCAGCCACGCGAACAGGTGCGCGTTGTTCGAGACCAGCCCCGCTTCCATGCCGACGCGGCACTCGAGCCGCAAGTCGCCCAGCCGGCGCATGCCCGCCGGGACGCCGGGGCTGCGCACGTCGGCACGCCATGTCATGCTGGTCGTGCGGCGGTTGGCAACGAGTGCCGCGTCCTCACGCCACGCCCGCTCGTCGCGTTCCAGCGTGAAGCTGTTATCGGCGGCCACGGGGACGGGCAGCGTGACCGTCTCGCCCACGACCTTGAGCACGATGCCTTCCATGCGCGTGCGCGTCAGCCGCGGCAGCAGCCGGAAACGCAGTGTTGCGCCAGGCGCCAGCGTGGCCCCCTGGCGCGCGAAGCGGTCCATGCCCCGCAACATCTTGCGATACGATTTGTCGACCGGGTCGCGGGTTGCCGTGACCACCACGTTCTGTACGGGCTCGGTCTGCGCGCCCGCCTGCAGGGCGCATGACAGCAACAGGGCGGCGGCAGGCGATCGGCGGAACATGGCAGCGACGGTTCAGTTGGGCGGATCGGTGCATGGTAGCCGGTAACGTGTCGGGACATCGCACGGATGGCGTTACAATTATTCGCTGTCGAGGTAACAATCTTGCTGATTGAAAAGGATCACGGCAGGCGATAACCAAGCTTTACAACCATGGCGCAGCGCCACGGCAGATAATCACGAGTATATTCACACTAATAAGTCACGCCGGCTACCAGGACAAGATGAATAATTCCACCCAGCCAGACGAGAAGCTCAGCGAGGAGCCCAACGAGAAGCCCAAGGAGATCCGGCGCGCGCCGACCGGCTACGAACAACGGTTCGATCTCCTCGTTGCCAGCATCACGGATTACGCGATCTACATGCTCGATACGGAGGGCCACGTCAGCAGCTGGAACGCGGGCGCCCAGCGTTTCAAGGGGTATGAAGCGCAAGACATCATCGGCCAGCACTTCTCGCGTTTTTACACGGACGAGGACAAGGCCACCGGCCTGCCCCAACGGGCGCTGCGTGCCGCGCGCGAGGAAGGGCGCTTCGAAGGCGAAGGCTGGCGCGTGCGCAAGGACGGCACGCGCTTCTGGGCCAGCGTCGTCATCGATCCGATCCGCACGCCGGACGGCACCCTGGTCGGCTTCGCCAAGATCACGCGCGACATCACCGAACGCATGACGGCGCAGGAAGCGCTGCGCGAAAGCGAGCAGCGCTTCCGCCTGCTGGTGCAGGGCGTCACCGACTACGCGCTGTACATGCTCTCGCCCGAAGGCATTATCACGAACTGGAACGCGGGCGCGCAGCGCATCAAGGGTTATGCGGAGCGCGAGGTCGTCGGCACCCACTACCGGCGCTTCTTCACCGAAGAGGATCGAGCCGCCGGGTTGCCGGAACAGGCAATCGAAACGGCCACGCGGACGGGCCGCTACGAGAGCGAAGGGTGGCGCGTGCGCCGCGACGGCTCGCGCTTCTACGCCCATGCGGTGCTGGACGCGATCCACGACGAAGCGGGCGATCTGCTTGGTTTCGCCAAGATCACGCGCGACATCACGGAGCAGCGCAAGGCCGCGCAATCGCTGGAACAGACCCGCAGCGCGCTGTTCCAGGCGCAGAAGATGGAAGCGATCGGCCAGCTGACGGGCGGCATCGCCCATGACTTCAACAATCTGCTTGCCGTGCTGTCGAGCGGGATCGACATCCTGCATGCGCAGCAGCCGGGCAGTACGGCGGGCCGGGTACTGGACAGCATGCGCCGGGCCGTGGAGCGTGGGGCGCTGCTGACGCAGCAGCTGCTGGCGTTTGCGCGCCAGCAGCCGCTGGCCGCCGCCACGCACCAGATCAACACACTGGTGGGCGCATTCGAGCCCGTGCTGCGCCGCGCCAGCGGACCGCAGGTGTCCTTTCTGTTCGACCTGTCGCCGCGCCTTGCCAGCGTCTCCGTCGACGAGGCGCGCTTCGAGGCCACGATACTGAACCTCGTCGTCAATGCGCGCGACGCAATGCCCGAGGGCGGCACGCTGACGCTGGAAACGCGCAATGTCGACCTCAAGAACAACGAGGTGGGCGCGCTCCCGGCCGGCCAGTACGTGCGCGTGACAGTGCGCGATACCGGCACGGGCATGTCGCCGGAAGTGGTGGCGCGCGCCTTCGAGCCCTTCTTCACGACCAAGCCGGTAGGCAAGGGCACGGGGCTGGGATTGTCCCAGGTGTACGGTTTCATCGCCCAGTCGGGCGGCGATGTGATCATCGAGACGGCGCTGGGCGAGGGCACGGCCATCAGCCTGTACCTGCCGGCGGTCGCGGAGGCCGGGCCCGTGGATGCCGGGCTGCCGTCGCTGCGCAGCGAACGCGTGCTGATCGCCGAGGACGACAAGCTGGTGATGGCGGTCGCCTGCGAGCTGTTCGAGACGATGGGCTATGACGTGGTGACGGCGCCGGACGGCGTCGCGGCGCTGCGCATCCTGGAGCGCGACACGGCGATCGACGTCCTGTTCACCGACCTGATGATGCCCAACGGGATGACCGGGCTGGATCTGGCCAGGGCGGCGCGGGCGCGTCATCCGGCGATGAAGATCATTATCGCGTCGGGCTACCCGCAGGCGGCGCTGCAGCAGGAACAGCCGGGCAGCACGGAATTCTCGTTCGTGGGCAAACCATACCGGCTTGCCGACCTGGCCCGCCACCTGCGCGCCACCAGCTGACGCGCAGCCGGATGCGAGGCCCGATGCGACCGCCCGGCCGCCTGACCGGCCGGGCGGTCGCACTATAATGGCGCTTTCCTGTTTCAGATGCCGCGTCATGACCGATTCCCCTTCCCCCGCGTTGCCGTGCTGGTGCCCTGCTATAACGAGGCGACCACCATTGCCGCCATCGTGCGCGACTTCCGCGCCGCGCTGCCGGCTGCACGCATCTACGTGTTCGACAATAATTCGACCGACGACACGGTCCGTATCGCGCAGGCCGCCGGCGCCGTCGTGCGCCACGTGCCGGCTCAGGGCAAGGGCTCGGTGGTGCGCCGCATGTTCGCCGATGTCGAAGCGGACGCCTACATCATGGTCGACGGCGACGACACCTACGATGCAAGCGCCGCGCCGCGCATGGTCGCGCGCCTGCTGCAGGAAGGGCTGGACATGGTGGTCGGCAGCCGCGTCACGCACGAACAGGCTGCGTACCGCTTCGGCCACCGCTTCGGCAACCGCCTGCTGACGGGATGCGTGTCGATGCTGTTCGGCCGCACGTTCAGCGATATCCTGTCCGGGTACCGGGTTTTCTCGCGCCGCTACGTCAAATCGTTCGCCGCCCATTCGACCGGCTTTGAAATCGAAACGGAACTGACGGTGCACGCACTGGAGCTGCGCATGCCGGTGATGGAAGTGGAGACGGTCTACAAGTCGCGTCCGGAAGGCTCGTTCAGCAAACTCAGTACCTATCGCGACGGCGCCCGCATCCTCTTGACGATCCTGCGCCTGTTCAAGTCGGAAAAGCCGCTGGGCTTTTATTCGCTCGGCTTCGTCATCTGTGTCCTGCTGTCGCTCGGCCTGGCCGTACCGCTCGTGCTGACGTTCCTGGAAACGGGCCTGGTGCCGCGCCTGCCGACGGCCGTGCTGTGCACGGCGCTGATGCTGTTCGGGATCGTGCTGCTCACGTGCGGCATCATTCTCGACGCTGTCACGAAGGGACGTATCGAGCAGAAGCGCTTTGCCTACCTGGCAGTGCCGGCCGCGTGGATCGAGCCGGAACCGACGACGAACCGCTCCACTGCGGCGGCCGCGTGATGCGCGCGTCCGCAGTCGCCAGGCTGGAGGCCTGGTTCGGGCGTCGCTGCGCGCCCCTGAATACGCCGGGGGCGTGGCGCAAGGCCGCATGGCTGGCGCCGCTGGTCTTCGGCTGCGTGTCGCTGCTGCTGGGGCAGGACGACGGCTGGGACATGAAGAACTACCACCTGTACAACGCGTACGCCGCGCTGCATGGGCGTATCGGCTTCGACCTGGCGCCGGGCCAGTGGCAAAGCTACTTCAATCCCACGCTGGATATCCTGTACTACCTGCTGGTGACGCACCTGCCCGGGCCCGTGGCGGGCTTCATCATGGGAGCGCTGCACGGCCTCAATTTCATCCTGGTGCTGGCGATTGCCGGCCAGGTGCTGGACCGTCTGGGGCCGGCGGACCGCTGGCGCGTGCCGCTGCTGCTGGCCATCGGCGGCATGTGCAGCGTCGGCTTCTTGTCCGAAGTGGGCAATTCGATGGGCGATAACATGACGTCGCTGCTGGTATTGGCGCCCGTCTGGCTGCTGCTGCGCGGATGGGACCTCCTGCACGCGCCGCGCGGCGGCAATGCGCTGGCGCTGGGCGCCGGCCTGCTGATGGGTCTTGGCGCGGGACTCAAGCTGACCAATGCAACCTATGCGGTCGGGCTATGCGTGGCGCTGTTCGCCATCGGCGTGCCCTGGCTGGCACGCCTGCGGCTGGCCTTCCTGTTCGGCGTGGCCGTGCTGGGCGGCCTTGCCGTCACGGCAGGGTGGTGGTTCCTGACGATGTGGCGAGAATTCGGCAACCCGCTGTTCCCGCAATTTAACAACATCTTCCGGAGCCCGCTGGCGCAGACGCATGGCGTCATCGACTTTTATCACACGCCGCAGACCATCTGGGAAGCGCTGACGTGGCCGATCTTCTTCACGCTGCATTTCGAGCGCGTCTCCGAGCTGATCTTCCGCCAGCTGATCTGGCCCGTGGTCTACCTGCTGTTCATCGCGTTTGCCGTGCGGCTGCTGTGGCGCCGCGGCGCTGCCGCGCTGCCGGCGCCGCGCGAGCGCTTCCTGCTGGTGTTTTTTGTCGTCGCCTTTGTGGCCTGGACCAAGCTGTTCGGGGTACACCGCTACCTGGTGCCCATCGAGCTGCTGGCACCGCTGGTGGCGTGGCTGCTGCTGCACCGGCTGCTGCCGGCCGCGGGCGCGCGGCGCGCCGCAGGCTGGGTGCTGGTCGTGTGCTCGCTGATCGTCTTCCCGTTCGGAACGTGGGGGCATACGGATTGGACGCGCCAGAGCCTGCGCGCCGACGTGCCCACGTTTGCGCAGCCGGACCAGACGGTGCTGGTGACGGGACTGGCGCATCCGCCTCTGGGCTGGATGGTCGCGTTCTTCCCACCCGAGGTCAAGGTCGTCGCGCTCGCGGGCGGCTTCCCCGAAACGCCGGCCTGGGTGGCTCGCATTCGCAAGGCGCTGGACGAGCGCCGCGGTCCGCACTATGCCATGGTACAGGGTGCCATCGACGAACAGAAGGACCGCCTGGCGGCACGCCTGGCCTGGGCCGACCGGCTCGGACTGACGCGCGATGACAGCGGCTGCCGCCGCCTGGACTGGCTGACGAAGAAGGTGCGCCTGCGGGTGCAACTCGCACCGCCGATGGCCGGAGAGGGCCGTGCCTGCACGCTCGTTTCGCAGCCGAAGTACGTGATGGACGTGGCGGCGGAGAATGCCGCCACGGTGGCGCGCGTCGGCCAGAACCTGGCGCACTACGGCCTGTCAATCCAGGCCGGCGCATGCCGGACCTACAACGCCTACATCGGCGCCGAGGCCAAGCCTTACCTGCTGTGTCCTCTGGAGAAGACTCAGCTGCTGCCGTAATGCGCAGCCTGGGCGGCACCCACGTGGGTGTCGCCTTCCTCGCGGATTTCCGCCACCGCCTGCAGATAGCGCTGCAGCGCATCTTCCAGTGAGGGCATCAGTTGGCCCCGTTCGCTGGCCAGCGCCGAGAAGCGCGGCTGCGCGGCGGGATAGGCCAGCGTTTCCGACGGCTGGACGTCCAGGCCGCTGCTGTCCACACCGGCCAACGCACAGACGCGGCGGGCCAGCTCTGCCCAGCTGACCGCTTCGCCGTTACTGAGGTGCCAGATGCCCCGTTCGCGGTCGATCAGCAGGTTCAGGCAGGTCTGCACCAGGTCCGGCACGTAGGTGGGCGAGACGACGAGGTCGTCCGCGGCCGCGAACTGGCGGCCTTCGGTCATTGCCTGCAGCACGAGCGTGACGAAATTGTGCTTGTCCCACGGGCCGAAGAAGGCGCTGCTGCGCACCATCAGCGTTTCCGGATTGACGGCGAGTACGCGGCGCTCGGCCTCGGCCTTGCTCTGGCCGTAGACGTTCAGCGGCGCCACCGGATCGCTTTCCACGTACGCGCTGCCCTTGCTGCCGTCGAACACGAGGTCGCTGGAGAACGTCAGCAGGCGAACCTGGTGACGCGCGCATGCGATCGCCAGCACCACGGGGCCGTGCGTGTTCTCGCGCAGGCACCGTTCGCTGTCCTTCTCCGCATCGTGCACGCGCACGTAGCCGCCCGCGTTGACGATGGCCCAGGGCTTGTAGCGCTCGATGGCCGCTTCCACGGAGGCGGGATCGGCAATGTCCATTTCCTGGCGCGTCAGCACGCGGAACGCGAGATTGCGCTCTTCGCAGATGCGGGCGAACGCGCTGCCCAGTGTGCCGGTCGCGCCGCTGATCAGGATCGGCTGTACGGTGCGCTGCGCCGCGTGCCGCTCCGCGGGCAGGGCCGCCACGGTGGCGCTGGTGGCAACCGGCGGGCACAGGAAGCGGCCGGGGCGGCGCCACCAGCCCAGGCCCTGCAGCACCGGATTGGACGGCGGGCGGCCGGACGACAGTTCTTGCATCAGGCGTGCCAGCGCCGTCGGGCGCGGCGCGGGCGAGCGCAGGTCGTAGGCGCCGTTCTCGTAATAACCACGGCATTCGGTGACGAGGCAGTTCCAGTCATACGAGCCCAGCAGCGACCAGACGGTCACCGCACGCACGTCCGCCCCCTTGCGCTGCACGTCGTGCGCGGCGTTCCACACCTCGTGCAGCCAGCGCAGCTGATCTTCGCGGTTGGCATCGATGTGCGCTTCCGTCACGGCCATGGGCAGCCCGTAGCGTTCCCACACTTCTTCCATGAGCGGGCCGATGCCCGGGGTCGGCGTGGCCAGCGCGCGCGCCGTTTCGATGTCGGCAAAGCCGTGCTCGCCGACGTAGCGGGCCGGGAAGCGCTCGCCGCGGTGGTCCAGCCAGCGCTCGCTGGTGATGTAGTAGTTCAGGCCGACGATGTCGGGCGG
Encoded proteins:
- a CDS encoding SDR family oxidoreductase, whose product is MKTVLITGCSSGFGLEIARYFLERDWNVVATMRRPADGILPSSPRLRVIPLDVTDPDSIERALAAAGPIDVLVNNAGIGALGALEGTAMSTVRTLFETNALGPIALTQAVLPQFRLRQAGVIVNVTSSVTLLPLPLLSAYTASKAAVNAFTESLALEVAQFNVRCHLVLPGRSPETRFGENARPHMDGAIPDAYASFAKQVFDGRAQSTAVTHAADVAEAVWQAVTDPAAPMRIPAGADAVAIAGLR
- a CDS encoding AraC family transcriptional regulator, with protein sequence MIDPLAEAVTLLQPHARFSKVVSAAGPWRVRRRELHQPFYCAILEGACLLQVPDHDPIALLQGDFVLVPSACGFTISGVAPPPAESADSVPTLLPNGEFRHGPVDARADVQMLLGYCTFDSPDAALLVSLLPQLVHVRGEPRLATLVCLVGDESRAERPAREEVLSRLLEVMLIEALRSAAGTVASPGLLRGLADERLAMALRRIHEDVARPWTVAQLAQEAALSRSAFFERFSRALGVAPMTYLLAWRMALAKRLLRQREAGIAAIAERVGYGSASAFSVAFARHVGLPPGRYLREQGAVSGKSRAPAPILR
- a CDS encoding DUF4242 domain-containing protein; this translates as MPRYMVERIFPDGLNIPVDASGAEALGKVVATNSEQGVTWVHSYVSDDKTRTFCIYDAPTPDAIRQVAERNGLPVKAITEVSVLAPYFYH
- a CDS encoding VOC family protein, producing the protein MPHIAGIDHVQVAIPPGADDEARAFYGGVLGLAETPKPAPLNASGGMWFVTGTTQLHIGAQAGFVPAKKAHPAFVVADFDDYCALLRERGVLVREEPPVAGRRRAGIEDPFGNRIELIEAAC
- a CDS encoding methyl-accepting chemotaxis protein, which encodes MNILSNMKIGRRLALGFALVLLLSIGTTIVGVFKLNAVADAAEQMLDEPVRKERLITDWSSNIAIAVIRTSAIIRSSDPTLGQFFAKHTKETNEKAAVYMKQAEAMLTTPEEKQALAKMMEVRGAYVSGRNEAIRLKSEGKPEESNEVHDRVYIPAAEAYQASMAALVKIQRDRIDALRHQIQDIKTESRRIVMLLGCLSVAFGVVCAWWLTRSITVPVTAAVALARRVAAGDLTSCPEAGSQDEIGELQNALKHMNDHLLGLVREIRSGSDAIASASSDIAAGNADLSVRTEEQAGTLEETASSMEELTSTVTHSAANARQAATLATSASDVASRGGAVVSQVVQTMASINESSKKIADIIGVIDSIAFQTNILALNAAVEAARAGEQGRGFAVVATEVRSLAHRSAAAAKEIKQLITDSVARVDDGARLVDQAGSTMNDIVDSVKRVADIIGEITMATEEQTAGIGQINQAIAQMDQVTQQNAAMVEQAATASEAMQEQAAHLAGIVSIFKLDTTQQVASAAPGHALAVPRLQLA
- a CDS encoding hybrid sensor histidine kinase/response regulator: MNNSTQPDEKLSEEPNEKPKEIRRAPTGYEQRFDLLVASITDYAIYMLDTEGHVSSWNAGAQRFKGYEAQDIIGQHFSRFYTDEDKATGLPQRALRAAREEGRFEGEGWRVRKDGTRFWASVVIDPIRTPDGTLVGFAKITRDITERMTAQEALRESEQRFRLLVQGVTDYALYMLSPEGIITNWNAGAQRIKGYAEREVVGTHYRRFFTEEDRAAGLPEQAIETATRTGRYESEGWRVRRDGSRFYAHAVLDAIHDEAGDLLGFAKITRDITEQRKAAQSLEQTRSALFQAQKMEAIGQLTGGIAHDFNNLLAVLSSGIDILHAQQPGSTAGRVLDSMRRAVERGALLTQQLLAFARQQPLAAATHQINTLVGAFEPVLRRASGPQVSFLFDLSPRLASVSVDEARFEATILNLVVNARDAMPEGGTLTLETRNVDLKNNEVGALPAGQYVRVTVRDTGTGMSPEVVARAFEPFFTTKPVGKGTGLGLSQVYGFIAQSGGDVIIETALGEGTAISLYLPAVAEAGPVDAGLPSLRSERVLIAEDDKLVMAVACELFETMGYDVVTAPDGVAALRILERDTAIDVLFTDLMMPNGMTGLDLARAARARHPAMKIIIASGYPQAALQQEQPGSTEFSFVGKPYRLADLARHLRATS
- a CDS encoding glycosyltransferase family 2 protein, yielding MPRHDRFPFPRVAVLVPCYNEATTIAAIVRDFRAALPAARIYVFDNNSTDDTVRIAQAAGAVVRHVPAQGKGSVVRRMFADVEADAYIMVDGDDTYDASAAPRMVARLLQEGLDMVVGSRVTHEQAAYRFGHRFGNRLLTGCVSMLFGRTFSDILSGYRVFSRRYVKSFAAHSTGFEIETELTVHALELRMPVMEVETVYKSRPEGSFSKLSTYRDGARILLTILRLFKSEKPLGFYSLGFVICVLLSLGLAVPLVLTFLETGLVPRLPTAVLCTALMLFGIVLLTCGIILDAVTKGRIEQKRFAYLAVPAAWIEPEPTTNRSTAAAA